A single window of Zea mays cultivar B73 chromosome 10, Zm-B73-REFERENCE-NAM-5.0, whole genome shotgun sequence DNA harbors:
- the LOC100283899 gene encoding pyruvate kinase, cytosolic isozyme: MANIDMAKILADLDRGASGGDARVPKTKLVCTLGPASRTVPMLEKLLRAGMNVARFNFSHGTHEYHQETLDNLRQAMHNTGILCAVMLDTKGPEIRTGFLKDGKPIKLTKGQEITVTTDYDIKGDENTIAMSYKKLPVDVKPGNVILCADGTISLAVLSCDPDAGTVRCRCENTAMLGERKNCNLPGIVVDLPTLTEKDKEDILGWGVPNDIDMIALSFVRKGSDLVTVRQVLGQHAKRIKLMSKVENQEGVVNFDEILRETDAFMVARGDLGMEIPVEKIFLAQKMMIYKCNIAGKPVVTATQMLESMIKSPRPTRAEATDVANAVLDGTDCVMLSGESAAGAYPEVAVKIMARICIEAESSLDHEAVFKAMIRSAPLPMSPLESLASSAVRTANKAKAALIVVLTRGGTTAKLVAKYRPRVPILSVVVPVLTTDSFDWTISSEGPARHSLIYRGLIPLLAEGSAKATDSESTEVILEAALKSAVQKQLCKPGDAIVALHRIGVASVIKICIVK; encoded by the exons ATGGCGAACATCGACATGGCGAAGATCCTGGCGGACCTGGACCGCGGCGCCAGCGGCGGCGACGCGCGGGTGCCCAAGACCAAGCTCGTATGCACGCTCGGCCCGGCCTCCCGCACCGTGCCCATGCTCGAGAAGCTGCTCCGCGCCGGCATGAACGTCGCGCGCTTCAACTTCTCCCACGGCACCCACGAGTACCACCAGGAGACGCTCGACAACCTCCGCCAGGCCATGCACAACACCGGCATCCTCTGCGCCGTCATGCTCGACACCAAG GGTCCTGAGATCCGTACAGGGTTTTTGAAGGATGGTAAACCGATTAAGCTAACCAAGGGTCAAGAAATCACTGTCACCACTGATTATGATATCAAGGGTGACGAAAATACGATTGCTATGAGTTACAAGAAACTGCCTGTTGACGTGAAGCCTGGAAATGTCATACTCTGCGCAGATGGTACTATCTCTCTGGCCGTTCTATCTTGTGATCCTGATGCTGGAACTGTGAGGTGTAGATGCGAGAACACTGCAATGCTTGGTGAGAgaaagaactgcaatctgccagGAATTGTTGTGGATCTTCCTACATTGACTGAGAAAGATAAAGAAGACATTTTGGGCTGGGGTGTTCCAAATGATATTGACATGATTGCTCTATCCTTTGTCCGTAAAGGATCAGATTTGGTGACTGTGAGACAGGTTCTTGGGCAGCATGCCAAGCGCATTAAGTTGATGTCAAAG GTTGAAAACCAAGAGGGTGTTGTAAACTTTGATGAGATCTTGAGGGAGACTGATGCTTTTATGGTTGCTAGAGGTGATCTTGGAATGGAGATTCCTGTTGAGAAGATTTTCCTTGCGCAGAAGATGATGATCTACAAGTGCAACATTGCTGGCAAACCTGTTGTTACCGCTACCCAGATGCTCGAGTCGATGATCAAATCCCCTAGGCCCACCCGCGCAGAGGCCACTGACGTTGCAAATGCTGTTCTTGATGGAACTGACTGTGTCATGCTCAGTGGTGAGAGTGCTGCTGGAGCCTACCCCGAGGTGGCTGTGAAGATCATGGCTCGTATCTGCATCGAGGCAGAGTCTTCCCTGGACCACGAGGCAGTTTTCAAGGCCATGATCAGGTCCGCGCCTCTTCCAATGAGCCCTCTGGAGTCTCTTGCATCATCTGCTGTGCGAACTGCCAACAAGGCCAAGGCCGCACTGATCGTCGTCTTGACTCGCGGTGGCACCACGGCCAAACTGGTCGCCAAGTACCGCCCCAGGGTTCCCATCCTCTCTGTTGTGGTACCCGTGCTAACGACGGATTCTTTCGACTGGACCATCAGCTCCGAGGGCCCAGCTAGGCACAGCCTGATCTATAGAGGCCTCATTCCCCTCCTCGCTGAGGGCTCCGCGAAGGCTACGGATTCAGAGTCAACCGAGGTGATCCTGGAGGCTGCGCTCAAGTCGGCCGTGCAGAAGCAACTTTGCAAGCCTGGTGATGCCATTGTGGCTCTCCATCGTATCGGCGTCGCCTCCGTCATCAAGATCTGCATCGTGAAGTGA